ATGCTGTCTTGACGGGTGTTGGTTTTGATCAAACTTTTTTTGAAAAGTTTGCTGTTTTTTCACTCTTTTTTGAGAAAAAAGAGTTCTTAGAAAAAATGTTCCTTAAATTTTACAGTTAAGCATTAGTAATTTGAACTGAGAAATGTGAATGATTAGTTATTAAGAAGCGAAATTAAAAAAAAATGTAAAAAAATGTTCATGTTTGTAACAGGTATCATTTACTTTTTAGATATTATCTATTATAATAATTTTCAAAAAAGGACATAAAACGAGAGGATAGAAATGAAAGAAGCAAAGAATTTAGCATGGAACGTTCTTCCGGATCTGCTAAATATAAAATCGGTTGCAGGGAATTGTTCAAGAGCAATAGAAAAAGTAAAAGAGTTGGTAAAAGATTACGGTTACGAAATCCAAGAAACAAATAAAGGTGGGTTGATTATCAAAATTTCCGGGAAAGATTCTTCAAAATCAAGAGTATTATCTGCACATGTTGATACCCTTGGCGGAATGGTGAAATCAATTGGTGGAAATGGTAGAGTATATATTACTCCGATCGGAGGGGTTTATCCTTACTCTGTTGAGGGCGAGTATGTTACGGTTGAAACAGTTGATGGAAAAATGATAAGAGGTACAATTTTGCATGATGACCCTTCAGCTCATGTAAACAAAGATCTTGACTCAGATAAAAGAAGCTTTAAAAATGTAAGTATAAGACTTGATGAAGTTGTAAAAGATTCAGATGATGTTGAAAAGCTTGGAATATCAGTTGGTGATTATGTTTTTTTTGATCCGAGAGTTGAAGTTTCAAATAGTGGTTTTATAAAATCCAGACATTTAGATGATAAAGCTGGTGTAGTTGTATTACTTGGAGCAATTGATTATTTTAGCAGAAATAAAATTGTACCTCCATATGATACATATATTTACATATCAGTTGCCGAAGAGGTTGGCAATGGTTTGGTAAGTAAAATTCCTACGAATTGTTTTGAAGTTGTAGCTGTGGATATGGGTGCTTTAGGTGGTGGTCAAACAAGTGATGAATTCACCGTATCAATCTGTGCAAAAGATTCTTCAGGTCCTTTTGATTATACTCTAAGAAAGAAAATTGTTAATTTAGCTAAAGAGAATAATATTTCTTATAAAGTGGATATATATCCTTTTTATGGATCGGATGCTGCTGCTGCATTAAGGACTGGAATTGACGCAAAACATATGCTTTTTGGACCTGGAATTGATGCTTCACATTCTTTTGAAAGGGTACATAGGGATTCTATAAACGCTTCTACTGAGCTGGCAATCAAATATATCGAAAGTTTATAATAAGGAGTTAATATGAATACTGGATTTATAGATCATGAAAAAATTTATCATTATCTTGAAAACAAAAAAGCTCCCGAGATAAACGAGTTAAACGAGATTTTGACTGAAGCTAAGAAACTAAAAGGGATTAGTGTTGAACAGGCAGAACGCCTTTTGATGATTGATAAAAAAGAACATATTGAAATGATATGTGAAACTGCAAATTATATCAAAGAAGAAATTTATGGTAAAAGATTGGTGTTGTTTGCTCCTCTTTATGTTTCAAATCTATGTAGAAATGAATGTGCTTATTGTGCATTTAAGAAATCAAACAATACTATTCCCAGAAGAACTCTTACAATGGATGAAGTTCGAAGAGAGGCATCAGCTCTAATAGATTCAGGTCATAAGAGATTATTGCTGGTTTCTGGTGAAGGTATGGGTAAAAACGCTCTGGATTATACCATAGACTGTATACATAATATTTATGATGTAAGCAGAGATAAAGGCAATATCAGAAGAATCAATGTAAATATTGCAGCATTGGAAGTTGAGGATTATAAGAGACTTAAAGATGCAAAAATTGGAACATATCAGCTTTTCCAAGAGACCTATAATTTTGATACATACAAAAAAATGCATGTCTCAGGTCCAAAGTCTGATTATTTATATCATTTAGGTGCAATGGACAGAGCCATGGAAGGTGGGATTGATGATGTTGGTGTAGGTATACTTTTCGGATTAGAGGATTATAGATTTGAAATTATGGCTCTACTTCAGCATATTAAGCACTTAGAAAATAAATTTGGTGTTGGTCCCCACACAATTTCAGTACCTCGATTAGAACCAGCTACCAACTCTGATGTTTCGGTAAATCCACCACATGCAGTTTCTGATGATGATTTCAGAAAAATTATATCGATTTTAAGAATTACAGTTCCATACACAGGCATAATTCTTTCAACTCGTGAAAATGCTGAAATGAGAAGAGAGGCGATTAATCTCGGAATTAGTCAGATTAGTGCAGGTTCTAAAACAAATCCAGGTGGATACTCAGAAGGTGAAAGTGCCGAACAATTTAGTCTTGGTGATCATAGATCTCTCCATGAAGTTATAGAAGATATTGTAAATTTAGACCACATTCCTAGCTTCTGTACTGGATGTTACAGACTTGGAAGAGTGGGAAAAGATTTTATGGATCTAGCAAAACCAGGTGCAATAAAAAATCACTGTTTTCCAAATGCAGTTTTCTCTTTTGCTGAGTATTTAGAAGATTTTGCCTCAGATTCGCTAAAAACCAGAGGATATGATTTGATAACTAGAATGCTTGACACAGATCAATCCATAGAAAATATTAGAAACATGACGAGAAAGAATTTACAAAGAGTTAGATCAGGAGAAAGAGACGTTTACGTTTAGTAAGAACAAAAAAGGCAGTTTAACTGCCTTTTTTTTAATCTTCCACATCGCTACTTTTCTTTAAAAATTTCAGAATAAATTCAGTTCCAATACCTGGTTCAGAAATCAGCTCAATTGATCCATTTAAAAGTTTTACGAGTTTATAAGCTATTGATAAACCAAGTCCGGTACCACCATATTTTTTTGTAATACCACCATCTGCTTGAACAAAAGGTTCAAAAATTTTCTTTTGAACTTCTGGAGCTATACCTATACCCGAATCTCTTATACTAATTGTATAATAGCCGTCATCAACATTAGCTATTATCTCTATGAAGCCACTTTCAGTAAATTTAACAGAGTTACCAATAAGATTATTAATCACTTGCCTCATTTTAGAGTAATCTGTTCT
This region of Candidatus Delongbacteria bacterium genomic DNA includes:
- a CDS encoding M42 family metallopeptidase, with protein sequence MKEAKNLAWNVLPDLLNIKSVAGNCSRAIEKVKELVKDYGYEIQETNKGGLIIKISGKDSSKSRVLSAHVDTLGGMVKSIGGNGRVYITPIGGVYPYSVEGEYVTVETVDGKMIRGTILHDDPSAHVNKDLDSDKRSFKNVSIRLDEVVKDSDDVEKLGISVGDYVFFDPRVEVSNSGFIKSRHLDDKAGVVVLLGAIDYFSRNKIVPPYDTYIYISVAEEVGNGLVSKIPTNCFEVVAVDMGALGGGQTSDEFTVSICAKDSSGPFDYTLRKKIVNLAKENNISYKVDIYPFYGSDAAAALRTGIDAKHMLFGPGIDASHSFERVHRDSINASTELAIKYIESL
- the hydG gene encoding [FeFe] hydrogenase H-cluster radical SAM maturase HydG, which gives rise to MNTGFIDHEKIYHYLENKKAPEINELNEILTEAKKLKGISVEQAERLLMIDKKEHIEMICETANYIKEEIYGKRLVLFAPLYVSNLCRNECAYCAFKKSNNTIPRRTLTMDEVRREASALIDSGHKRLLLVSGEGMGKNALDYTIDCIHNIYDVSRDKGNIRRINVNIAALEVEDYKRLKDAKIGTYQLFQETYNFDTYKKMHVSGPKSDYLYHLGAMDRAMEGGIDDVGVGILFGLEDYRFEIMALLQHIKHLENKFGVGPHTISVPRLEPATNSDVSVNPPHAVSDDDFRKIISILRITVPYTGIILSTRENAEMRREAINLGISQISAGSKTNPGGYSEGESAEQFSLGDHRSLHEVIEDIVNLDHIPSFCTGCYRLGRVGKDFMDLAKPGAIKNHCFPNAVFSFAEYLEDFASDSLKTRGYDLITRMLDTDQSIENIRNMTRKNLQRVRSGERDVYV